In a single window of the Raphanus sativus cultivar WK10039 chromosome 9, ASM80110v3, whole genome shotgun sequence genome:
- the LOC108834815 gene encoding MLP-like protein 31, translated as MAEATTLVGKLEADVEIKASAGKFHHMFAGRQGEWLKATPGKIKSCELLEGDWGKLGSVVMWNYVHDGESAMTKKRVEAVDPEKNLIKFRIVEGDVMKDFKSFVSTIQVIPKNGEPGSVAKWQMEYEKISEDAGHPETILQLAVEISKDIDEYLLAEE; from the exons ATGGCAGAAGCTACTACTTTGGTGGGAAAGCTTGAGGCAGATGTGGAGATCAAAGCTTCTGCTGGAAAGTTCCATCACATGTTCGCAGGAAGACAAGGCGAATGGCTTAAAGCAACTCCAGGCAAGATCAAGAGTTGTGAGTTACTAGAAGGCGACTGGGGCAAACTCGGTTCAGTGGTCATGTGGAACTACGTTCATG ATGGAGAGTCAGCAATGACCAAGAAGAGAGTCGAGGCAGTGGATCCGGAGAAGAACCTGATCAAGTTCAGAATTGTAGAAGGTGATGTGATGAAAGATTTCAAGAGTTTTGTGTCCACAATCCAAGTGATCCCTAAGAATGGAGAGCCTGGTAGTGTTGCGAAATGGCAGATGGAGTACGAGAAAATAAGCGAAGATGCTGGTCACCCTGAAACTATCCTCCAGCTTGCTGTTGAAATTTCAAAAGATATCGATGAATATCTATTGGCAGAAGAATAG
- the LOC108846339 gene encoding CLAVATA3/ESR (CLE)-related protein 17-like gives MTYVLVRGERQRRKSRRWDMTIKYFFFFLVVMFQICLSSSSASVDSRRHFVFRPPRKTLVYATTPFRGPLNREEYIYGDDKRVVHTGPNPLHN, from the coding sequence ATGACTTACGTGTTGGTACGTGGAGAGAGACAAAGAAGGAAAAGTAGAAGATGGGACATGACCATcaaatatttcttcttcttcttggttgtCATGTTTCAGATATGCTTGTCCTCATCATCAGCTTCTGTTGATTCTCGTCGCCATTTCGTCTTCCGGCCGCCGAGAAAGACTCTGGTGTACGCAACGACGCCGTTTCGTGGGCCGTTGAACAGAGAAGAGTACATTTATGGAGACGACAAGAGAGTAGTTCACACGGGTCCCAATCCTCTCCACAACTGA
- the LOC108844204 gene encoding uncharacterized protein LOC108844204, with amino-acid sequence MSPQGVSKTSKALEGIHGVHVVSHSPFGFESISQVSSFESSDAGTKQSLFIERVWQQRPPCLRPIHCCIHGDQSLLETAANVITSLPFIFLGMQTPRKNLNMKVYANSLIGVGVASSLYHSSRGKLRKYLRWADYTMIATATVCLSRALREENPKFLMAASALALPFQPLVVSAVHTGMMEVAFAKRALKDPDLKTAHNVHKMSTLLGGALFIADDLFPETPFIHAGWHLAAAIGVGTCNKLLQ; translated from the exons ATGAGCCCTCAAGGTGTATCCAAGACTAGCAAAGCCCTTGAGGGTATCCATGGGGTTCATGTGGTCTCTCATTCCCCTTTTGGATTCGAGAGTATCAGCCAAGTATCTAGCTTTGAATCCTCAGATGCAGGAACAAAACAGAGTCTATTCATTGA ACGTGTCTGGCAACAAAGACCACCATGCCTAAGACCTATCCATTGCTGCATCCACG GTGATCAGAGTCTCTTAGAAACAGCTGCTAATGTAATCACATCGCTCCCTTTCATTTTTCTCGGTATGCAAACCCCAAG GAAAAACCTTAACATGAAGGTGTATGCAAACTCCTTGATTGGAGTTGGAGTCGCTTCGAGTTTATATCATTCTTCGAGAGGGAAGCTGAGGAAGTATCTAAGATGGGCTGATTACACAATGATAGCCACAGCGACAGTA tGTCTATCAAGGGCTCTTAGGGAAGAGAATCCAAAGTTCTTGATGGCTGCATCAGCTTTGGCTCTACCCTTCCAGCCTCTCGTGGTTTCAGCCGTTCACACCGGAATGATGGAGGTAGCATTTGCGAAGAGAGCCTTAAAGGATCCTGATTTGAAAACGGCTCATAACGTACACAAGATGTCTACGTTGTTGGGCGGAGCTTTGTTCATAGCTGACGATCTTTTCCCTGAAACACCATTCATTCACGCCGGTTGGCATCTTGCTGCAGCCATTGGCGTTGGGACTTGCAATAAGCTTCTTCAGTAG